One Chordicoccus furentiruminis DNA window includes the following coding sequences:
- the cobM gene encoding precorrin-4 C(11)-methyltransferase — MVHFIGAGPGAPDLITVRGQKLLGEADAVIYAGSLVNPALLEETKEGCRIYNSATMTLDEVIAVIREAEAAGQTTVRLHTGDPSIYGAIREQMDRLDALGISYDVTPGVSAFFGAAASLGLEYTLPTVSQSVIITRMEGRTKVPARESIESFAAHQATMVLFLSSGMIPELVSRLTAGGYPADTPAAIVYRATWPDEKRIVTTLENLAEKAAEEGITKTALIIVGRAVAQSGYELSKLYDPGFSTEYRPAKQ; from the coding sequence ATGGTTCATTTTATCGGAGCGGGACCGGGTGCGCCGGATCTCATTACAGTCAGAGGACAGAAGCTGCTCGGAGAAGCAGACGCCGTGATCTATGCCGGCTCGCTGGTCAACCCGGCGCTGCTGGAGGAGACGAAGGAAGGATGCCGGATTTACAACAGCGCGACGATGACGCTCGACGAGGTCATCGCGGTGATCCGGGAGGCGGAAGCGGCCGGACAGACCACCGTGAGACTTCATACAGGCGATCCCAGCATCTACGGCGCGATCCGGGAGCAGATGGACCGGCTGGACGCGCTCGGGATTTCGTACGACGTGACGCCGGGCGTCAGCGCGTTCTTCGGCGCGGCGGCGTCTCTCGGCCTTGAGTACACGCTGCCGACAGTCTCCCAGAGCGTGATCATCACCCGGATGGAAGGCCGGACAAAGGTGCCTGCGAGGGAGTCCATCGAGTCCTTCGCGGCGCATCAGGCGACGATGGTTCTTTTCCTCAGCTCGGGGATGATTCCGGAGCTGGTGTCCCGTCTGACCGCGGGCGGCTATCCGGCGGATACGCCGGCCGCGATCGTCTACAGGGCGACCTGGCCTGACGAAAAGAGAATTGTGACGACACTTGAGAACCTTGCGGAGAAGGCCGCGGAAGAAGGGATCACGAAGACGGCTCTGATCATCGTGGGCAGAGCGGTCGCCCAGTCCGGCTATGAGCTGTCGAAGCTCTATGATCCGGGCTTTTCGACGGAATACAGACCGGCGAAGCAGTAA
- the cbiD gene encoding cobalt-precorrin-5B (C(1))-methyltransferase CbiD: protein MKKLKTHLRSGYTTGSCAAAAARAAAGRLLGGAETEMVQLMTPAGKRIPIRICYTEEKNGTVSCGVRKDSGDDPDVTDGMMVCADVRITKEPGVHLDGGEGVGRVTKPGLDQPVGRAAINSTPRRMIEGEIRKAAEEAGFSLDTAGVEVIIRIPEGEALAKKTFNPRLGIVGGLSVLGTTGIVEPMSEKALLATIRTEVSVRRAEGYRAVCAAPGNYGMHFLEETYGFPPDLAVTASNYIWDTVQYVREAGFTRMLLAGHIGKLIKVAGGVKNTHSQYGDRRMEILGDLAEEAAGEECAAPVRKALAESVMTDDAIRVLDEAGIREPVMKLAVSRIQAVCENWVRQTGGGTPLQVEVVMFSNVYGLLAMTDKAEDLIWFILSERDRVRRISLQSEDRSCSEKQTP from the coding sequence ATGAAGAAACTTAAGACACATCTGCGCAGCGGCTATACCACCGGAAGCTGCGCCGCCGCGGCCGCCCGGGCGGCTGCCGGGCGGCTTCTGGGCGGCGCTGAGACGGAGATGGTTCAGCTGATGACGCCGGCGGGAAAACGGATTCCGATCCGGATCTGTTATACGGAGGAGAAGAACGGTACGGTCAGCTGCGGCGTCCGAAAGGACAGCGGCGACGATCCGGACGTGACGGACGGGATGATGGTCTGCGCGGATGTGCGGATCACGAAGGAACCCGGCGTTCATCTTGACGGCGGCGAGGGCGTGGGACGTGTGACGAAGCCCGGACTCGATCAGCCTGTCGGCCGGGCGGCCATCAACAGCACACCCCGCCGGATGATCGAGGGGGAGATCAGGAAGGCTGCGGAGGAGGCCGGATTTTCTCTGGATACGGCCGGCGTGGAGGTCATCATCCGGATTCCGGAAGGGGAGGCGCTGGCGAAGAAGACCTTCAATCCCCGTCTCGGCATCGTCGGCGGACTGTCCGTGCTGGGGACGACCGGCATCGTGGAGCCGATGAGCGAGAAAGCGCTGCTGGCGACGATCCGGACCGAAGTCTCCGTCCGCAGGGCGGAGGGCTACCGGGCCGTCTGCGCGGCGCCCGGCAATTACGGCATGCATTTCCTTGAAGAGACGTACGGATTTCCGCCGGATCTGGCGGTCACGGCGTCCAACTATATCTGGGATACGGTGCAGTACGTCCGGGAGGCCGGTTTCACGCGGATGCTGCTGGCCGGCCATATCGGCAAGCTGATCAAGGTCGCCGGCGGCGTGAAGAACACGCATTCCCAGTACGGAGACCGCCGGATGGAGATTCTCGGCGATCTCGCGGAGGAAGCGGCGGGAGAGGAGTGCGCCGCGCCGGTGCGGAAGGCGCTGGCGGAATCGGTGATGACGGACGACGCGATCCGGGTGCTGGATGAAGCGGGGATCCGCGAGCCGGTGATGAAGCTGGCGGTCAGCCGGATTCAGGCGGTCTGTGAGAACTGGGTGCGGCAGACAGGCGGCGGGACGCCGCTGCAGGTGGAAGTTGTGATGTTTTCCAACGTCTATGGCCTGTTGGCCATGACGGATAAGGCGGAGGATTTGATATGGTTCATTTTATCGGAGCGGGACCGGGTGCGCCGGATCTCATTACAGTCAGAGGACAGAAGCTGCTCGGAGAAGCAGACGCCGTGA
- the larC gene encoding nickel pincer cofactor biosynthesis protein LarC — MKQLYIDCGMGAAGDMLTAALLQLLPDPERAEALADLNGAGIPGVTFEAVPGRTCGIAGLSMRVRVNGAEEGAPVSDDGHAGGAEEGVHAAYGGQAGSAAEPHGGHTHGHAHRSMESIRAMIAALRLDEAVKRDVLRVYTALAEAESEVHGVPVTEIHFHEVGAMDAVADIAAVAYLLRRIDADRVTVSPVCVGSGTVRCAHGILPVPAPATAALLRGVPSYSDGRRGELCTPTGAALLRTFADAYGPMPLMRVETTGFGIGKREFPWANCVRVMLGESGESAMTGSGRPEAGKAENAGTVRGAYRTDAVWELSCNLDDMTGEELGFAVQALMDQGALDVWTLPAGMKKSRPGVVLNVLADDGARETLETAMIRLTSTLGVRAVRKERRCLERRVGTVETPSGPVRKKDAGRDGNARSKYEYDDLARIASEQGTSLREAEHYVRRYEET, encoded by the coding sequence ATGAAGCAGCTCTATATCGATTGCGGAATGGGCGCGGCGGGCGATATGCTGACGGCGGCGCTGCTTCAGCTTCTTCCGGATCCGGAGAGGGCGGAAGCGCTCGCTGACCTGAACGGCGCCGGTATCCCCGGTGTGACCTTCGAGGCAGTGCCGGGACGGACCTGCGGGATCGCGGGACTTTCGATGCGCGTCCGGGTGAACGGCGCGGAGGAAGGAGCACCTGTCTCCGATGATGGGCATGCCGGCGGCGCGGAGGAAGGCGTACATGCCGCTTATGGCGGACAGGCCGGCAGCGCAGCGGAACCTCACGGCGGGCATACGCACGGACATGCTCACCGCAGCATGGAGTCGATCCGGGCGATGATCGCGGCCCTCCGGCTCGATGAGGCTGTGAAGCGGGATGTTCTCCGGGTCTATACGGCGCTGGCGGAGGCGGAGAGCGAGGTACACGGCGTACCCGTGACGGAAATTCATTTTCATGAGGTGGGCGCGATGGATGCGGTGGCGGACATCGCGGCCGTCGCGTATCTGCTCCGCCGGATCGATGCGGACCGGGTGACGGTATCGCCGGTCTGTGTCGGCAGCGGGACGGTCCGCTGCGCCCACGGGATTCTTCCGGTGCCGGCCCCGGCGACAGCCGCGCTTCTGCGCGGCGTGCCTTCCTACAGCGACGGGCGCCGGGGCGAGCTGTGCACGCCGACCGGCGCCGCGCTGCTCCGTACTTTTGCGGATGCGTACGGACCGATGCCGCTTATGCGGGTGGAGACGACGGGCTTCGGAATCGGAAAACGGGAATTTCCATGGGCCAACTGCGTGCGTGTGATGCTGGGAGAGAGCGGCGAATCCGCCATGACGGGAAGCGGCCGGCCGGAGGCCGGGAAAGCGGAGAATGCCGGAACCGTACGGGGCGCTTATCGGACGGACGCGGTCTGGGAGCTTTCCTGCAATCTCGACGATATGACCGGGGAGGAGCTGGGCTTTGCCGTTCAGGCACTGATGGATCAGGGCGCGCTGGACGTCTGGACTCTGCCCGCCGGCATGAAGAAATCGAGGCCGGGCGTGGTGCTGAACGTTCTCGCGGACGACGGAGCGCGGGAGACTCTGGAGACGGCCATGATCCGTCTGACCTCGACACTGGGCGTCCGTGCGGTGCGGAAGGAGCGGCGCTGTCTTGAGCGGCGTGTCGGGACGGTGGAGACGCCGTCCGGTCCGGTGCGGAAGAAAGATGCCGGCCGGGACGGCAATGCGCGCTCGAAATACGAATATGACGATCTGGCGCGGATTGCGTCGGAGCAGGGGACTTCCCTGCGTGAAGCGGAGCATTATGTCAGAAGATATGAAGAAACTTAA
- a CDS encoding C-GCAxxG-C-C family protein, with translation MSRFLERAKELRAVTERHYNCAQSVLVPFAETLGLDEEKAYAIAGHFGSGMRMGATCGAVTGGLMVLGLAGADDPESAARLTRTVREHHEGCLDCKDLLRMNAEAGRAKKPHCDAMVYECVEIVETILREKGVI, from the coding sequence ATGAGTCGTTTTTTGGAGCGGGCGAAGGAGCTGCGCGCCGTCACGGAGCGTCACTACAACTGTGCGCAGTCGGTGCTGGTGCCTTTTGCGGAAACGCTGGGACTGGATGAGGAGAAGGCGTATGCGATTGCGGGCCATTTCGGATCCGGCATGCGGATGGGTGCAACCTGCGGCGCGGTGACCGGCGGCCTCATGGTGCTGGGACTGGCCGGCGCCGACGACCCGGAATCGGCCGCCAGACTGACGCGGACCGTCAGAGAACATCACGAAGGATGTCTGGACTGCAAGGACCTTCTGCGCATGAACGCGGAGGCCGGACGGGCAAAAAAGCCGCACTGCGACGCCATGGTATATGAATGCGTTGAAATCGTGGAGACGATTCTTCGGGAAAAAGGAGTGATCTGA
- a CDS encoding YczE/YyaS/YitT family protein, producing the protein MIAAFDRRRFLIMLTGVFGMGVFLSFLVGADYGTDTSTFMNTSIAARTGLSFGTTMLLTNGLLFLIPLFRGRHLIGAGTICNMTVVGYTCDLFRYLEQRFMPADAFTAQPSRTILFATALIPFLFFTTMYMISDQGLAPFDTPPVLLSDRFHLPFFLVRMGWDGLVILIGILFGKRLTVGTVVFLFTIGPAVAAIGRWLRRALRLPEVIPNQKESKKTAS; encoded by the coding sequence ATGATCGCAGCATTTGACAGACGGCGCTTTCTCATCATGCTCACGGGTGTCTTCGGGATGGGTGTCTTTCTCTCCTTTCTCGTCGGCGCCGACTACGGAACCGACACCAGCACCTTCATGAACACCTCCATCGCCGCCCGGACCGGTCTCAGCTTCGGCACCACGATGCTGCTGACCAACGGCCTGCTGTTTCTGATTCCGCTCTTCCGCGGCCGGCATCTGATCGGCGCGGGCACCATCTGCAATATGACGGTCGTCGGGTATACCTGCGATCTCTTCCGGTATCTCGAACAGCGCTTCATGCCGGCGGATGCATTCACCGCCCAGCCATCCCGGACCATTCTCTTCGCGACGGCTCTGATCCCGTTTCTTTTCTTCACGACGATGTACATGATTTCCGATCAGGGGCTGGCCCCCTTCGACACCCCGCCGGTGCTGCTCTCGGACCGGTTCCATCTGCCGTTCTTCCTCGTCCGGATGGGATGGGACGGACTCGTCATTCTGATCGGAATCCTCTTCGGCAAGCGTCTCACCGTCGGCACCGTGGTCTTTCTCTTCACGATCGGTCCCGCGGTCGCCGCGATCGGCCGATGGCTCCGCCGGGCGCTTCGTCTCCCGGAGGTCATTCCGAACCAGAAAGAATCAAAGAAGACTGCCTCTTAA
- a CDS encoding MATE family efflux transporter, whose protein sequence is MDQSFMKTKKVVPLVASMALPMALSMLVNALYNIVDSFFIAQISEKAMTALSLIFPLQNVTTAVGVGLGVGTNAAVAFFLGGERKQEAQRAASAALLLSLVNTAILMAVLLPLTGRFLRQFTADAQVLDYGVRYGRIVFVTVFVGQAGLVYEKLFQAVGRVRISMASMMAGCIANMILDPVMIFGIGPCPAMGIEGAAAATVIGQALSLAVYLVLDARGFLGIGMSLRTGVKGLDLAGRIYRVGVPVMLSCALPSVMITVMNAILAACSASGVLILGVYYKLQTFIYLSANGIVQGIRPLVAYNYGARLPKRVKAISRTALVMSAAVMAAGTAVCLLFPAQLMGMFTDNKETIREGAGALRVISAGFIVSSVSVTMCGVLEGLGFGTWSFVINLMRYVVLILPAAFILSRFFGSAGVWNAFWVAEAASAAVAAWMYRKAAARMERTAA, encoded by the coding sequence ATGGATCAGTCATTTATGAAGACAAAAAAGGTTGTGCCGCTGGTGGCTTCGATGGCACTGCCGATGGCGCTGTCCATGCTGGTCAATGCGCTCTACAACATAGTGGACAGCTTTTTCATCGCGCAGATCAGCGAAAAGGCGATGACGGCGCTTTCGCTGATCTTTCCGCTGCAGAATGTGACCACCGCTGTCGGAGTCGGACTGGGTGTGGGCACCAACGCGGCTGTCGCCTTCTTTCTGGGCGGAGAGCGGAAACAGGAGGCGCAGCGGGCGGCTTCAGCCGCGCTCCTTCTCTCGCTGGTCAACACGGCGATTCTGATGGCTGTACTGCTCCCACTGACCGGACGCTTTCTGCGGCAGTTCACGGCGGATGCACAGGTTCTCGATTACGGTGTCCGTTACGGGCGCATCGTGTTCGTCACTGTCTTTGTGGGGCAGGCCGGGCTGGTCTACGAGAAGCTGTTTCAGGCGGTGGGCCGCGTGCGGATCTCCATGGCGAGTATGATGGCCGGGTGCATTGCCAATATGATTCTGGATCCGGTCATGATCTTCGGAATCGGGCCATGCCCGGCGATGGGGATCGAAGGAGCCGCCGCCGCGACCGTGATCGGTCAGGCGCTCTCGCTTGCGGTCTATCTGGTTCTTGACGCGAGAGGTTTTCTCGGGATCGGGATGAGTCTGCGGACCGGAGTGAAAGGCCTCGACCTCGCGGGGAGAATCTACCGGGTCGGCGTTCCCGTGATGCTGAGCTGCGCGCTCCCGTCCGTGATGATCACGGTGATGAACGCGATTCTCGCGGCCTGCTCCGCTTCCGGCGTGCTGATTCTGGGCGTTTACTATAAGCTTCAGACATTCATCTATCTTTCCGCCAACGGGATCGTGCAGGGAATCCGGCCGCTTGTCGCCTACAACTACGGGGCACGGCTCCCGAAGCGGGTGAAGGCGATCAGCAGAACCGCGCTTGTGATGTCCGCCGCGGTGATGGCCGCGGGCACGGCTGTCTGCCTTCTGTTTCCGGCGCAGCTGATGGGTATGTTCACGGACAATAAGGAGACGATCCGTGAGGGAGCGGGTGCGCTGCGTGTGATCTCCGCCGGTTTTATCGTCAGCAGCGTGTCGGTCACGATGTGCGGTGTTCTGGAGGGACTGGGCTTCGGAACCTGGTCCTTTGTGATCAATCTGATGCGCTACGTGGTTCTGATTCTTCCGGCGGCTTTTATTCTGAGCCGGTTTTTCGGAAGCGCGGGCGTCTGGAACGCGTTCTGGGTCGCGGAGGCCGCTTCAGCCGCGGTCGCAGCATGGATGTACAGAAAAGCCGCGGCCAGAATGGAACGGACCGCGGCCTGA
- a CDS encoding ATP-binding protein, with product MIIERKKYLDKLIARIDNKMIKVITGVRRSGKSVLLFDLFYHYLVENGVPEDHIIMLSLDDIANSEYRDPEKLYAFLKEKILNSSDHYFIFLDEIQLAISKAELKQKDTNVRLYGVLNGLLRKGNADVYVTGSNSKLLATDVLTEFRGRGDEVHVLPLSFSEYFPAVHQSKEEAWQDYLLYGGMPQILSLRNDEQKAQYLTSLNKEIYLRDIQERYEVANLAGMEELMKVIASSVGSLTNPQRISDTFKSSGIKGISSPTIKGYLTYLQDAGLISKAERYDVKGRKYISTPAKYYYADTGLRNALLGFRQFEETHLMENIIYNELLYRGYSVDVGVVSVRLMENDSHISKKLEIDFIANKGSRRYYLQSAFAIPDQEKMNQEQESLVRVSDSFKKIIITSTNSPLWRNEQGITIMSIYDFLLHDNSLEL from the coding sequence ATGATCATTGAACGAAAGAAATATCTCGATAAACTGATAGCCAGAATTGACAACAAGATGATCAAGGTTATCACTGGAGTCAGAAGGTCCGGAAAGTCAGTGCTGCTGTTTGACCTGTTTTACCATTATCTGGTAGAGAATGGCGTTCCTGAGGATCATATCATTATGCTTTCGCTTGACGATATTGCGAACAGTGAATACCGGGACCCGGAAAAACTGTATGCATTTCTGAAAGAAAAAATCCTTAATTCTTCAGATCATTATTTCATCTTTCTGGATGAGATTCAGCTTGCGATCTCCAAAGCAGAACTGAAACAGAAAGATACGAATGTCAGACTGTATGGCGTCCTGAACGGATTGCTGAGAAAAGGAAATGCAGATGTTTATGTCACAGGCAGTAACTCGAAACTGCTTGCGACAGATGTGCTGACAGAGTTTCGCGGAAGAGGGGATGAAGTTCATGTTTTACCGCTTTCATTTTCAGAATATTTCCCCGCAGTTCACCAGTCAAAGGAAGAGGCCTGGCAGGATTATCTTCTCTATGGAGGGATGCCGCAAATTCTTTCATTGCGTAATGATGAGCAGAAGGCACAATATTTGACTTCACTGAACAAAGAAATATATCTGCGGGACATTCAGGAAAGATATGAAGTAGCCAATCTGGCGGGCATGGAGGAACTGATGAAGGTCATTGCCTCATCGGTCGGCTCATTGACAAACCCCCAGAGAATTTCTGATACCTTTAAAAGTTCAGGAATAAAGGGGATTTCGTCCCCGACGATCAAAGGATATCTTACGTATCTTCAGGATGCAGGCTTAATTTCTAAAGCGGAACGATATGACGTGAAAGGAAGAAAATACATCTCAACACCAGCAAAATACTATTACGCTGATACTGGGCTGAGAAATGCTTTGCTTGGATTCCGTCAGTTCGAAGAAACGCATCTGATGGAGAATATTATTTACAATGAGCTGCTGTATCGCGGATATTCTGTTGATGTTGGGGTGGTTTCGGTTCGTTTGATGGAGAATGATTCCCATATCAGCAAAAAACTTGAAATTGATTTTATTGCCAATAAAGGAAGCCGGCGATATTATCTGCAGTCAGCCTTTGCGATCCCGGATCAGGAAAAGATGAATCAGGAACAGGAATCGCTTGTTCGCGTATCTGATTCGTTTAAGAAAATCATCATCACCAGCACAAATTCCCCTCTTTGGAGAAATGAGCAGGGAATTACGATCATGTCAATTTATGATTTTCTGCTGCATGATAACAGCCTTGAGCTGTGA
- a CDS encoding VOC family protein, whose product MRYRNIDHLVITTRNLQDCLHFYIDVLGMEPDFSNGRYAVRFGTQKFNIHTRKAEFLPAAGNPAYGSLDLCLIVEDSLDQVVQELESKGWPIELGPVTRHGALGEMRSLYLRDPDGNLIELSSYLSCM is encoded by the coding sequence ATGAGGTACAGGAATATCGACCATCTGGTGATCACGACGCGAAATCTGCAGGACTGCCTGCATTTTTATATCGATGTGCTCGGAATGGAACCGGATTTTTCAAACGGACGATATGCGGTTCGTTTCGGAACGCAGAAGTTCAATATTCATACAAGAAAGGCTGAATTTCTGCCTGCCGCAGGAAATCCGGCATACGGAAGTCTGGATTTGTGCCTGATCGTGGAAGACAGTCTGGATCAGGTCGTTCAGGAACTTGAGTCGAAGGGATGGCCGATCGAACTCGGACCGGTTACCCGACATGGCGCGCTGGGGGAGATGAGGAGCCTTTATCTTAGAGATCCGGACGGGAACCTGATTGAACTGTCTTCCTATCTGTCATGCATGTAA